One Neoarius graeffei isolate fNeoGra1 chromosome 19, fNeoGra1.pri, whole genome shotgun sequence genomic region harbors:
- the slc7a14b gene encoding probable cationic amino acid transporter — translation MMSSIFTKLNPRRIEWEASWYSLHSRVLRTKPLHSMQEGSGDLHGTTRLAQVLTTVDLVSLGVGSCVGTGMYVVAGLVAKEMAGPGVILSFIIAAVASILSGVCYAEFGVRVPKTTGSAYTYSYVTVGEFVAFFIGWNLILEYLIGTAAGASALSSMFDSLANHSISRYMITHLGTLNGLGKGEESYPDLLALIIAIIVTVIVAVGVKNSVSFNNMLNVVNLLVWVFVVIAGLFFLSGENWEDGRFLPYGWSGVMQGAATCFYAFIGFDIIATTGEEAQSPNTSIPYAITASLITCLSAYVSVSVILTLMVPYNLIDGDAPLMEMFAVHGFTAGKYVVAIGAIAGLTVSLLGSLFPMPRVIYAMAGDGLLFRFLSHVSPYTETPVVACAVSGFLAAFLALLVSLRDLIEMMSIGTLLAYTLVSVCVLLLRYQPEGDGFTDVLPDEFQKTKEHDPYSPTSDGDEYGNTCGAKNLPSQGDDEMLISKSDSGGYQSESSGYSVGEKATEFEDSDSAVTSMLKRALGSHYYTLRMRLGLPEPGSQPTAATGRTVTYCVLIFFILTFLLWAVVIYGFAQASAGAHWVLVPFVIAIIVLMAVLIIVILRQPESPKRLPYMAPCVPFMPIAAILVNIYLMLKLSSITWVRFVVWCSIGLMIYFGYGMWNSSLELSAREEEAHASSYQRYDAGVDDSFTVDEDLHTQEDGEGGRYQGWAAEEKGYQYQNQDQYQDQNQYQNYQ, via the exons ATGATGAGCTCCATTTTCACTAAGCTGAACCCCCGGAGGATCGAGTGGGAGGCGTCATGGTACAGCCTGCACTCTCGCGTACTGAGAACCAAACCACTGCACTCCATGCAGGAGGGTTCTGGGGACCTACACGGAACCACCAGATTGGCGCAGGTTCTTACCACCGTGGACCTGGTGTCTCTTGGCGTGGGCAGCTGCGTAGGCACCGGCATGTATGTGGTCGCTGGGCTAGTTGCTAAGGAAATGGCAGGACCAGGAGTGATCTTGTCGTTTATCATCGCTGCTGTGGCTTCAATTCTGTCAG GTGTGTGCTATGCTGAGTTTGGCGTGCGAGTGCCAAAGACCACCGGCTCGGCGTACACCTACAGCTACGTGACGGTGGGGGAGTTTGTGGCCTTCTTCATCGGTTGGAACCTCATCCTGGAGTACCTGATTGGCACGGCGGCCGGAGCGAGCGCTCTCAGCAGCATGTTCGACTCTCTGGCCAACCACAGCATCAGCCGATACATGATCACACACCTCGGCACTCTTAACGGCCTCG GGAAAGGAGAGGAATCGTATCCTGACCTGCTGGCTCTGATCATTGCCATTATTGTGACCGTGATCGTAGCTGTTGGAGTGAAAAACTCTGTGAGCTTCAATAACATGCTGAACGTGGTGAATCTGCTGGTGTGGGTGTTTGTGGTGATCGCCGGACTCTTCTTCTTGTCCGGAGAGAACTGGGAGGATGGCAGGTTTCTGCCCTACGGCTGGTCAGGG GTGATGCAGGGAGCTGCGACGTGTTTCTACGCCTTCATCGGGTTTGATATAATTGCCACAACAGGAGAAGAAGCACAAAGTCCGAACACCTCGATTCCCTATGCCATCACCGCTTCACTCATCACATGTCTGTCTGCATATGTCTCT gtGAGTGTGATCCTCACCCTGATGGTGCCGTATAATCTGATTGATGGAGATGCTCCTCTGATGGAGATGTTCGCTGTTCACGGCTTCACGGCAGGGAAATACGTTGTGGCCATCGGAGCCATTGCAGGACTCACGGTCAGTTTACTGGGTTCACTTTTCCCCATGCCCCGAGTCATCTACGCCATGGCAGGGGACGGGCTGCTTTTCAG gTTCCTGTCCCATGTGAGTCCGTACACTGAGACCCCGGTGGTGGCGTGCGCCGTGTCTGGGTTCCTGGCTGCATTTCTGGCTCTGCTGGTCAGTCTGAGGGATCTGATCGAGATGATGTCCATCGGCACTTTGCTGGCGTACAcacttgtgtctgtgtgtgtgctgctGCTCCGCTATCAGCCTGAAGGAGATGGGTTTACTGACGTGCTCCCAGATGAGTTTCAGAAGACTAAAGAGCATGACCCATACTCCCCCACCAGTGATGGAGATGAGTATGGCAACACGTGTGGGGCCAAAAACCTTCCCTCACAAGGTGATGATGAGATGCTGATTAGCAAATCAGACTCTGGTGGCTACCAGTCAGAGTCCTCAGGGTATAGCGTGGGTGAGAAAGCGACAGAGTTTGAGGATTCAGATAGTGCTGTGACGTCCATGCTGAAGCGAGCACTTGGCAGTCATTACTACACCCTTCGGATGAGACTTGGACTTCCTGAACCGGGCTCTCAGCCCACAGCTGCTACAGGACGCACCGTCACCTACTGTGTCCTCATCTTCTTCATCCTTACTTTTCTGCTGTGGGCCGTGGTCATATACGGCTTTGCCCAAGCCTCAGCAGGCGCTCACTGGGTTTTGGTCCCTTTCGTCATCGCCATCATTGTCCTCATGGCCGTTTTAATCATTGTTATTCTACGGCAGCCTGAAAGTCCCAAAAGATTACCGTACATGGCTCCTTGTGTCCCCTTCATGCCCATAGCCGCCATTCTGGTGAACATCTACCTGATGCTCAAGCTGTCCAGTATCACCTGGGTCCGCTTTGTTGTATGGTGTTCTATAG GTCTGATGATTTATTTTGGCTATGGGATGTGGAACAGTTCTCTGGAGCTGAGCGCGCGGGAGGAGGAAGCCCACGCCAGCTCCTATCAGAGATATGATGCTGGAGTGGACGACAGCTTCACGGTGGATGAAGACCTTCACACTCAGGAGGATGGAGAAGGAGGACGGTATCAGGGCTGGGCGGCTGAGGAGAAGGGCTACCAGTACCAGAACCAGGACCAGTACCAGGACCAGAACCAGTACCAGAACTACCAGTAG